The genomic region AGATGGAGGCAAAGAAAGATGTCTGTTTTACCATGAAGAGCAGCTAAGAAGAGAGGGCTCTCACCCTTATCGTTACGAGCTATGCCCAATTCAGGATCAGCTTCAGCAATGCAAATACACATTCTCAGAGTCCCCATTGATGCTGCCAAATGCAAAGGGTTATTGCATCgcttgttttctatttttagagCCTCCTTGTTTTTGTCTTTCTCAGAAATTATTTTGACAAGTTCTTCAACTATATTTTCTGGGCCTAGGGAGACAGCCAAGTGCAACGCTGTGTCCCCTAAGTCGTTGATTTTGGCATTGTGAGCCAATGGGTACTCTTGGCGATATATCTCCTCCACTTGATTCCAATCACCTTCCATGGTTCTTTTGAATAAATTATCCCTGACATCTAACTTCTGACGTCGTTTTTCAATAGTTGTCATCGTAATTGTGATAGGAGCAATGAAGATAGGTAAGAGAATATTAGGGTTGTGGGGATTACAGTCCTGGAAATGTCTGTcgaattttataatataaagtataaaccgAGTCCTGTCGGTGCTTGTGCCACAaggaaatagaaagaaaaagaaaaaagaaaaagagaaagtgaaagacaaggagaaaaagaaaagagatgtcTCCTAGATTgcactttagcatcaattagaTATGGTAGTTATACTTTGGACGCTTGCTAAGAGCTAGTTGCAAACACatttgattataatttatacaaaaaaaaaaaaaaagtgcaaatgCATTCGTACTTAAATTCTTAAAGTTTTTGGCTTATAATCAAATTAGTATGTAACCCGTGCTTACTTATAGAAATGATAAATTGTAGTGGTGCTATGATGTTAATTTgggttattaaacatataggaTATAATTTAACCAGGACATTTGGAGGTATTAAAATAGTTCTTTCTtggtgggttctagttagctcaattggtaaagtttctgatagttgaatatgagatctgaggttcaattcctacctacaccaaaaactaattggcgtcttggtctaatgataaaaaactatcatcaggaacggacgccataagttgaaactctctctaaaaaaaaaaaaagttcttccTTCCAATTTTCCTAATATTAGTTATGtcaagtttctcattacattACTATTAcctatataattttgaaaatcactattgaatactatatttataatattaattcacaattattgtcagtaaaattttactaatataatacaaaataaaataataaattagtcaaatagtatctcctaaattaAATAAGGATAGGCGCATGGGATCGTTAAGTTTAATTACAGTTTGTTACATTTAATATTTTCCTatacaaaatatctaaatagatacaatataaaaaatatattcattagttctataaaaaaaaaataacagctaaaatctaaaaaacttAGTTTGTATGGAAAGCTGACAAAAGTAAAtccaattttgattctaattgaattttttctaaactttggtttaaaaaagcaatatatattatttagttaataatAGACCGTATATAGTTATagtatattacataaatgacttataaatttgaattgtttttagttatacaaaaaaatgctcataaaaaaaaaaatcattcaaactctctcttcctctaattttagcaaaaagaaTCATCCCAATTAGCCTGATCCAAAAATGTTAATTATCACTTTAATTAGCATGAAATAGAAGTTTGTCCTCCGAGTGGTGCTCATAGGACTTGAATCGATTCACATTTGCTGcagtaaaatttaaaatagtgtCTTTCATGTTATGTATGACAAGAAGTTATCCTTAAAATTCTTAATCGTAGATATTGTTTCACGTTACATATAATAATGCATAGTTTTGGTCCTCATGCATGCATGTTAGTTCATTTGTTAATTTaatataagtttgttttgaCAGAATACAATCCATCCTATGTGACTATGTCCCATCCTAGGATTAGTAATCTGACAGCAAAAGCGGATATATGCTAGTTGATTCTTTTTGCTAATGATTGGATATCTTCGAAAAATTAACTAACGGGCCGGGAAGTGAGTGGCTCATGCTATAGTCATTTGCACTAACACAACaattagggtccgtttggatagaacttattgttgaaaactgaaaactgaaaacactgtagcaaaataatttttaaatgtatgaatagtgctgcgggacccatttttaataaaaaaaattgctaaaaaagtacgtgaacagtgcacgcacagtgcgcgcactgcaCGCTTGTCCCCCCgcaacagagaaaaaaaaaagcaaaactcaAAACGTGGACACAGCAAAAAAaagctggatccaaaccctCTCTTAGTTTGTGCTCTGCTCCAAGCTTTACTATGGGCTTCACTGATGAACCCCAtgcccaaatatatatatatatatatatatatatatatatatatatatatatatatatatatatatatttagctaCAGCAttgatatctttttattaaaggtgaatttgttaaaattaaccattgaattacatttttttttttatatcctatatgtttgtaaaatttctagaaaattaaaggtcaatagctatgtcatcaataaattgtttaaattacaagcttttgcaatttaaaattatgcataaaatataatctgatagatcatataataaataatatctgactgacacaaaatttgatgtgtattaagagtataaagaacatgcaatccaacagttaaatttttgaaatatgtagtaatgttaatgatattaAGTAAGATTGTAACCTTagattacaactaattttgtagttaaaccttgttttttttttttttttaaaggaataaTATATCTTTTGTTCGGATGAAAACATGTTAACTTTTGAATGAAATCCTCGAATCCACAAGGAGATAGAGTTATGGAATCCACTcgagagaaatagaaaaaatttgaatttccttAAAGGCTACAATATgttaaatagtaaaagaaaTCTTAAGACGGCTATGAAAACGCACAAAAAATCTAATGCGCACTAATCGCGTAATTATGTGgcaaaataatgatttttgcgaaaaatagcaaaatttagattattgcaaaaattgaaaatactgtctTTAAGAGACGTCCCAAAACAGATGGGAccttattttgacttttaaactaaaagttattaaggaaaaaaaatattactataaatagcaaaaacacTGTTTTCAGGACCTTAACGAAGAAATTTGCCTAAAATTAGATGATGCTCAAAATTTTGAGTCTGGATTAGAATACCATTTCCCTTCAATTTGCCaaatttcatgaaattttgaaatcttCGCCTTGATGGCCTCTATTGGCACCCCCTTTGATCTTGCGCATGTTGTGACTTTTGGCACCCTTGCTGCTCCAAAAAAGCTTGTGCTATCTGTTTTACATCAATagtaaaaaaagatgaaaataagTATTGAGTATTAAAAACGATTAAGAAAAAGTAATGCTCTTTTACCATGGGCATGACAATGACAAAAAcatcttaatttgtttttttttttagtacaatCCATCCTATATCAATAATGTTTTTAAACCTCTTAATTTGTTGACAATCGCATATTACACTCAATTTTTGGTGTGTACCTTAATTGACAATTGTTATTTGTTAGACAAATTAGCTtgtaacctcatgcatatgcatggatatacttaaaatatatatataaatatatatatatatatatatatattaaaatgcataatataattcttatatatataatttatatattattgatagtcagtcttatatatgtttttttaactctttaaaaattcttgtaagaatattataaggtaataaatgtaaattgtctattttttttttaaattatgtttattaattcaagactctttagtttttgtacgCAATAACTTGCTTGGATGGATATTTATAATGTGGTCTCACATTTgactctaaaattaagaaataaaactctctctaaaaatcaataatttaggacacatggcacaaaattgaacttcaattgtagaatctaatgAGATTTTTTCTAAAGTAGTATATATATCTTTCTAAATAATTAGAATgaaattcttatattttaaagaagatgcaaataaaaaattgagtatTAAAGGAAATTAGAAAAGTGAAGAGCTGATGTTGGAACTATACACATTCTGCATGACAAAAGAAGACGTTATTTggctcataatttttttttttttaggaaatgattaacaaaattttttggtACTCGGATAACACCGACACACCTTATTTTAGTGGGGTCTCTAAGATTTTAACTTTAACTATTACACAAGCTCCTCATCTAgcatagttatatatttttgttaaatttggttCCTTTAAGTTTCGTTTATCTTACACTTAAAAGGAAAGCTTCTTcaagcattttaaaaaaaatttaaaaaaaaaaagaaaaaagaaaaaaagagaagaagatacaagtttttttttattttttttatttttacaaactgctaatgtggTGAGCGATTATTagtaaacaaaaaagtaatattagtcGTGGgtccaaataaaaacaataataattggctaaaacaataatttgtaaaataatttgtgattaTTGTAATTAAGTTTGtagcattattaaaaaaagagtaatgctacaaccTACTACCACAAACTAAAGTGTAACAAATTGGCTAAATTGCATTATTAGTCCTTAAAGTTTATCTAGTGAGGGCTTTTAGTTCATTAAGTTTAAAATGAGCAATATTGGCTtccaaagttttaaaaatgagcaatataaaaggattattttattctatcaaAACTTAATGAACCTCGATATAAGCTCAATACCTCTTGATTTATCAACTTTTGCAAATCCAGAAATTCTAGATATGTTTTTTGACCTATGATGACTTGGACTTTTAGGGTTTCGTTCACTAAACTTCTAGGggatataaaaggattattttataACTGTCATCATACACAGAGATTCATATAAAGAATCTATACATTTATTGTGAAGCTACTACATTCGTATGTGCCTTAGAATTTTGTGACCAAGTGCTTTAATTTCTTCTCTTATAATGTATTCTCTTCTTGTTAGTAGGCATCTCCCATGTGTAACGAACTGCTTCAACAGGAATTAAACGTGGTTAGGGTGGTctctttttcatcttttgaacaagaatttatctttttctttaatctttaccagaaaagaaaagaaaggaactaGAACCTTACCTTTAAATAAGAGAGGGAGGggggcaaaaagaaaagaaagagggcTTAAATGAGAAAGCACACTGCTAATGGAGCATAGTTTAAGAAAAGAATAAGCTAATGAgtttttcagtaaaaaaaataataataataataataatgagttgTACCTTTACcggggaaaagaagaaaagaaatagggAAGATGTTAGCTTAAATGAGAAAGCACAACGCTAATGTTGCATAGTTTAAGAAAAGAATAAgccaattaattaaaatgagtTGTACCTTTTAcacccccccctcccccccccgcGTTTTTTCAGAAATaactacaaaactcaaactatatcattagtaagcaaaggtttgaaacaaatttggtttctaacaaatcaaGTCTATTGGACTCAATTTTCGGCTTATAATTGTACTCCATTTCTCCATCGCGGCACTGACTGAGCTGGACAAGGAGTCCACGTAGGCACAAAAATCGAGTTCtttgaactcgatttttggtcaAGAAAATCGAGTTCAGtgaactcgatttctatttTCCACACTCACGCGCACACGTGATCACTTAAtgtaaatcgagtctactgGACTCGATTTTTGGTCACCATGGTTTTCGGGCACGTAGACGTAACTCAAGTAAAGGAGGCTCGATTTATTtgcttctaaaaatcgagtctcctGAACTCGATTTCTGTGAATGGTCCCCAACCCATCCACGTGTCAtgtgggtcccaactgggaccTCTTTCCCCCTTACCCGGCTCACACCCTCTCTTATGCTCTCATTTCTCTTCTGCTCTCACAACAGCACCACTCACACAAccctcatcactcacacaacttacttcatcactcacacaacaatCACACTCAACTTTCATCAACTTGCATCAACTCTCAGGTAatgttttttacaatattgataatattttttgttagttaaatatagtggttatttgctaggttattttttttaagaaacaattagaacatattaggaaaatttttgtttttttgtttgttaatgtaaatattgtgattagtttgtttgtttgtgggtagtttgttagtatattgtgattatttgttagttttttttaattattattatgattaattattggaaatacttagtactaaatattgtgattaatgttattacaacatatgtggaaattttttttttttttgttagtgtaaatattgtgattaaattattttctaagtttttttaggaaattaatattgtgattgtaaattgggaatttttagtaccaaatattgtgattaattatgttattacaacatattgggaatatttgcttattttttgttagtgtaaatattgtgattaaattattttctaggttttttaaaaaaaattaatattgtgattaattattgggaatatttagtattggggaaatatttagtaccaaatattgtgattatgctaggttttttattcaaaattaatattgggaatatttagtactaaatattgtgatcaattgttaggaatatttagtacttttaggtttttgtcattggtatgaaatggattatgagtttgatacctaagacacccattacagtctttttagtataaattatttcaagatatagttgtttcaaatttgtaacaaagatttcaatgggtaactagttgctataatatttttgttcatcatatcttatttgaatgggttttgaaagtcatgcctctagaatgatttggatgtgagtatatgcaaatttggttgaggttagtattgttggcatgtcatacccaaagttttgtgattgatgttgattgagagttataaatttgtcactaacacaattgcacttgatgatctataggttgataatgatctatataaatatatactacggTGGATCCCTTAGCAATGCCAACCCTTATGACGGATTTCCATTTCAAGGTCCGGGTATCCAGTGCTGTTATATGATGATACGCCATAAGTTAAAGACCTTGagtgatttgaagataaaaattatggaagagctgcaactgaaccctgctttgcatgacatacatattactttccgttctccacatgaagtcctcaatcaatgcattaattacagatatatggcgataacagaagacaaacatgtgaagttcatgtttcacaagatgcgtcaatgggaacaagtagcaaattttgagttgtACGTCACTTTGGAGCCGCGTGCAGAAGTCGGCATAGAGGATAttgtacaaacaactacatctccACAGTTTGCAGTCCTAGATGATCAATGCACCACGTTGGGAGGCTATACACCCCCCTTTTCAAGAGACACCAAGAACAGTTGAGAGCGAACCTGGCAATAGATTTGAAGATCAATTTTGTACACATCGAGGTGAATCCTCTACAGTTCCagtagttgaagatgaagacgaacactgtgttggggaagatcttgacgatagagatgagtacgaagagaggattgagcgaggtgactttgataggggtgttgatgaccatgaaattactctcaatcctaatgttgatgatatggatgaatgtgatgaagatgatgcaaaCCCTACTGTTAGAGTTCAGCATGTTACAAATGCAACCCCCGTTTATGAACCTCCCGccttatcattttatgaaaatacttgggaaaatatggttgatcctgaagttggtgagcaagcatttgcttcttcttggaaTGCGGACATGAATTTTTGTACGGGGTTGATTTTTGCGAATAAAGAAGCGGTGAAACgtgcattaacaatttatgcCACAAAGCATAACATAAACTTTCTGACTAGTAGGTTGACCAAAAGTAGACTGTATGTGAAATGCATGGATgggtcatgcaagtggtacgttggaGCAGTCATGAAGCCTAAACAGGGAACATGGATGGTCACATCTTATGGGGGTCCTCACAGTTGTATGACCCTTGGCATGGCtcttgatggtagaatgatggattgtaattttcttgcagTAGAATTTGTTCCAATGTTGCGAGAAAATCACACGGCAACAATTCAACACCTTAGAGATTACATCAAAGGGAAGTATTATGAACAtaagctttcttactataagatatgggatgcgaaacaaaggGCTATTGCAAAGATATTCGGCGATTGGGAAGAGTCTTACGAAAGGCTGAAAAAggtgttgttggcatacttggataAGAAGCTGGCACCCGGTACTGGTATCTCACTGAACCAAGAGAGGAAGGTGCTACAATATTGCGatatgtattttgggctttcGCTCCTTGCATTGAAGGATTCAGACATTGTAAGCCAGtaatcagtattgatgggacccatttgtatggtaaatatcgaggggtgttgatgattgcaatggccaccgatgccaacaacaaggttttgcctctcgcctttgctgttgtggacaaagagtcagggcctagttggaggtggtttttagatTGCGTCAGGTTTGCACTGGGGGATGTGATAGCAAATAAGGACATatgcataatttctgaccgacataagGGTATTCAAAATGCaattgcaaactggcctagagATGATCATGGACGAGTACGAGTATACCacagatattgccttcgacatgttgctagcaacttcaacacgcaTTTTCAGGACGCCACTTTAAAgtcattggccttgaaagcggGGTATGCTACTCAGGAAGCTAAATTTGagttgtacatgcaacctatCAAGGAAGCCGAGATTGAGGCCCTTAGGAAGAAATCAGCCACTGAACAACAGGTTAGTGAACCTGACCCATCCATcatgccatacacatatctaatgaaaGAGGATATAGAGAAGTGGACCCAGCTACGTGATGGTGGATACCGTTATAGGGCTATGACAACCAATGTCTCGGAGTGCTTCAATGGAGTACTCAAAGGTGCCCATGGCCTGCCCATTGCTGCACTGGTTGAAttcacttggagcaaacttgtcgcgtatttccatgatcgacacaaaaaaattactcatgatCTCTTGGAGGGTAAGGTGTGGAGTAAATATGCCTTAGAAATCTTTGATGCAAATctgaaaaaatctaaaacacaccAAGTAAGGCCGTTTAATAATGTCCATGGTGTATATCAAGTAACGACTGCGTACAACATTCATAGCTCTGGAGGGGGACAACATAGTCATGCAATAAACATATTGGCCAGAGcatgtggttgtggaaagtggcaaaatcgaaagatcccttgttcacatgcgATTACAGTTCTTCAGTACTTGGGGCAAGATGCAAGTGCATATATTGACCCATGCTATAGTTTGGAGAACGCCATTCGCACCTACTCATAccaatttgtggtgccaaagtcagagtcattgtggagggatgTGGAAGGTCCAAAGTGGGTGCCTGACCCAGACCTGTTGTGGGCCAAAGGTCGACCTGTGAAGTCTAGGATacggaatgagatggatggggTCCGGCGAAAACCGGGAAGCCGAAGGCCAGATTCTGACTTAAGGGAGATTCAACAAAAGCAGAGCTGTGGACTGTGTCATCAACATGGGCATAACCGTAGAAGATGTCCACTTTCCCGTGGGGCTTCGACAAGCAATACTGACCCAACCTAGGTAAGTgatgcttttatataaaatttcatgtgcgtatcaattatccaagttacGTAGATTACTACCGTTATTTTGGCTGTTGGTATCTAAcaacaatatttcaatttttctcaggTATGCAGatactcgattttggaatgccATTGTAGATGTAAATTGTGGTTCTCTTTATTGTGTATTTGAACTTACTACTGGGTTGTATCggcacaattattattttcttttatcactgAATGCACTTGTAATCGAAGTATTCTGTATCCAATGTACCTGTTTCTATATTGTGATATTATGAATGgttaattttatctttcaattagtTGTTAATTATTTCTATTAGCTGTTATACTCATCTGTGTTGGTGCTTCTTGTTGAgactataagaaaaaaaaggaaaaaaaaataagaaaaaaaaccaaagcaaaaaaagggaaaaaaaagtaagaaaaaaaaaggtaagaaaagataagaagaaaaaaaggtaagaaaaaaaatgggaaaaaaaaaggtaagaaaaaaaagtaagcaaatgttactggaaaaaaaaaaatgtgtgaccTCTCTGCCTGAGCTCTCTGCCTGGAAACTCGAATTTGGGGAAGTCGAGTACTCACTCTAGAACTCGAGTCAATAGGACTCGATTTATAAGTCCACAGAAATCGAGTTCTATGAACTCGATTTgtaggtttatttttttttttttgggggtgatTTCCTGTCAGGCCCTAACTGAATTCACGTGTCAatctcacaaaaaataattgccCCATTCAGTCCTCACTATTACCCtcatgattttattaaaaaataacttgTCGAAAAGGTTGTGTTAGAAAGTGACTTTTTGATGTGccaaatgctaatttttttttaaagtgttgaTGCTAGTGCTTTAATGCCTTTAGCATGAACCATGACACCTTTTGTTTTGCACTTAAATGAATATACCGTTTAACCTTCAACTATAACTTCTAGTTGAGTCTTCTTTcctaatcaaaatcaaaagatcATAGATGACAAAGGGTAGTGCTGAAAAGCCACCAGCTCAAGGCTCACGTTTTTACCTGAGATCATGCCCTCTACATCCAGCTACTCACCCCAACCAATTTTTAGGAACAAAAATTCTTCCTAATTACATTATGTAGGAGAAGACAGGGATGACCCTTAGTTTGTTGAAAAAGGTAAGGTAGTATAGACTATAGACAGGTATGatccattttttttcaattatgaaTCCGTGTGGAGAACCACACCTGTGATACAAGTTTAAATTATCttctaccaattttttttctccatataGCATaggaaataatacagaagttcCGCACGATACAAAATATCACAAGCTGCAGTCAAGCCTCCATGAAAGATCACCTGATTCTATACTATAACATGATATACAACACGAACTTAtgccaacaaaacaaaattataccaATATCATACAATAAAACAAGAGGCAACGTTCCTCAATATGAAATTATACAACATCTGATATACATATTCAACCAATTGAAGAAGTTTTGGCTGAAAGGTGAATAAGCACATGCCTATGGTACGTGGTACGAAGCTTCTTGTATTTCTTCACAAAGGTCCACATCCCTATTGAAGATCAATTTCAACATTTAAAAAGACATAGGGGTGTAATCTTAAAATACTTGCAGGAGTAgcaataaactaaataaaaaccattttctaagaccactaaaataaaaaaactcagaAGCCAAACCTTTCTGCTCTAAAGGACAAACTTTTAAGTGCACACTCTTCAGAAAATGCCAACTCTTCGGGTTTTCTATCTCTTCCAGAACTGACTAAATCTGAAAGATCAGCTGTATTCTGCAAAATATAACATAATCATTCACAaagttttgtaataaaatttgatgcTAGCATCTTGCAACTTCAGTAGTACATTTAATGAGAAGAAAGCCAAGTAACAAGGCAATGGATGTAGGCCCTAGAATAGGTCCTACAGACCTACAGAGAAATAGATACAATGAGGCAGGTGTATcattataaaatatcaatttataatacaataataattaaCCCAACATGTTTCGGTTATGACCACACCATACAAGCGCATGTAGGATCAATGGGACGAGTATCATCAGCCATCGCTTTGTGTTTTAGCTTCAGCACTCCCTgcataaaatatcataaatatcaGAAATCATCCTTCCACCCACACTGAAAAAGAAATACCATTACATTTTAAGAAGTTCATAGTTAACAGGAGTTGACTGGCAACTAGGTACAGAGATGCATATTTAAGTTAACGATAGTTCACAATTCACATAAACAGGTGACCTGCCCGTATGTTTCATGTTCATGAGAAACATATGAATGAAGCAAAAAGTCTTTGTATATGAACCActcatatataaatttactatatGAAAAACCGTGTTGGAGatcaaaaaaagattaaaaaatttaaagatcaaGAATGTTGTAAAAGTATGGTTCCATAGTTTATGTTCACAAGAAGCTATCACCTCAGGTACAAGAGCTGTGCCAAAGCGAGCAGTACGAGTAGGATAAACACAGTCATACATGTCAGCACCTAAAGCACTGCAAACTACAATATCCAGTGGATAACCAACACCCTGAAAAGAAGTATTGAGGAAATATCATGACaggaaaaatatgaaaagatgAACCACCCAGTTCACAAGAATTCAAGTTAGTTTGGACGATGTAAgttgatttgatgaaaaaaatcTGCACCATAAGGTATTGTGGTTTGTCCTCCGGCAGTGCGGCAGTGCACTGAGCAACAACACGCCAAAATGAATCTTTACTTTCACCGCCTGCAAGACCACCAATAGCATAACTGTCACAAGAGTAAGCTCTGTTAATATGGCTCCTTGATCAATAAACCATAACACTACTAAAGTAAAATACAGGGATCAATTGTGGATGTATGTATGTGTGCAAATTGGTATAACAAGTTAAATCTCTGAAATGTATGAAACAAAGTTGAACCGATTGCTGGCTGAAAGACATTAAACCTCACATGTGGCAACTGAACaga from Castanea sativa cultivar Marrone di Chiusa Pesio chromosome 11, ASM4071231v1 harbors:
- the LOC142616971 gene encoding uncharacterized protein LOC142616971, which codes for MNFCTGLIFANKEAVKRALTIYATKHNINFLTSRLTKSRLYVKCMDGSCKWYVGAVMKPKQGTWMVTSYGGPHSCMTLGMALDGRMMDCNFLAVEFVPMLRENHTATIQHLRDYIKGKYYEHKLSYYKIWDAKQRAIAKIFGDWEESYERLKKVLLAYLDKKLAPGTGISLNQERKVLQYCDMYFGLSLLALKDSDIVSQFALGDVIANKDICIISDRHKGIQNAIANWPRDDHGRVRVYHRYCLRHVASNFNTHFQDATLKSLALKAGYATQEAKFELYMQPIKEAEIEALRKKSATEQQVSEPDPSIMPYTYLMKEDIEKWTQLRDGGYRYRAMTTNVSECFNGVLKGAHGLPIAALVEFTWSKLVASGGGQHSHAINILARACGCGKWQNRKIPCSHAITVLQYLGQDASAYIDPCYSLENAIRTYSYQFVVPKSESLWRDVEGPKWVPDPDLLWAKGRPVKSRIRNEMDGVRRKPGSRRPDSDLREIQQKQSCGLCHQHGHNRRRCPLSRGASTSNTDPT